GGAGGCTGTAGACGTCCTTTTCGACAACGGGCGGCGTGGCAAGGTGGTGACGGGCGCCAACAAACGGCCTTTCAAGTCATTGAGCGACATGCTGAAGGGTAAACAAGGGCGTTTTCGTCAGAATCTGCTTGGTAAACGGGTGGACTATTCGGGTCGTTCGGTGATCGTTGTCGGACCCGATCTGAGGCTGCACCAGTGCGGCCTGCCGAAGAAGATGGCCCTCGAGCTTTTCAAGCCTTTCATTTACAATAAATTGGATGAAAAAGGGCTCGTGACCACCATTAAGAGTGCAAAGAAGATGGTGGAACGCGAGACCCCTGAAGTGTGGGATGCACTGGACGAGGTGGTGCGGGAATACTGCGTGCTGCTGAACCGGGCCCCGACACTGCATCGTCTCGGGATACAAGCCTTCGAACCTACGTTGATCGAGGGGAAGGCGATCCAACTGCACCCGCTTGTCTGCACGGCCTTCAACGCGGACTTTGACGGAGACCAGATGGCCGTTCACGTGCCTTTGTCGATCGAAGCGCAGATCGAGGCGCGGGTTCTCATGATGTCGACCAACAACATCCTTTCGCCCGCCCACGGTGACCCGATCATCGTTCCGAGCCAGGATATCGTCCTTGGCATCTACTACATGACCCGTGAGCGTGCTTTCGCCAAAGGAAGCGGGAAAACTTTTGCGAGCCCCAAAGAGGTCAGGATCGCATACGATGCAGGAGAACTCGATCTTCACGCAAGCATCAAGGTGCGGATGAACGGCGGGCTCAAGGAAACGACCACCGGGAGGATCATCCTCTCGGACATTCTTCCTCCAGAGCTGCCATTCAGCCTGATCAACCGGGTGATGTCGAAGAAGGAACTCCGTGGCCTGATCAATGAGGCCTATCGGCGCGTCGGGATCAAATCGACGGTGATTCTCGCCGACAGGTTGAAGGATATCGGATACAAGTATGCAAGCCTGTCAGGCATCTCCATTTCGATGAACGATATGGTGATTCCGGAGCGTAAGAACGAAATTATCCACAAGGCCGAAACGGAAGTAAAAAAGATCGAGGAACAGTACACGAGCGGTTTGATCACCAACGGTGAGAAATATAACAAGGTGGTCGATATCTGGGCGCAGTCGACCGAAATGGTGGCCTCAGAGATGATGAGGGAAATGGCTACCGAGGAGGTGAGCGGGCCGAACGGGGAAAAGCTCCGAGACACCAGTTTCAACCCCATCTTCATGATGTCGGAGTCGGGTGCGCGTGGCAGCAAGGACCAGATGCGCCAGTTGGCCGGGATGCGCGGGCTCATGGCGAAGCCTTCGGGCGAGATCATCGAGACGCCGATCACCTCCAACTTCCGGGAAGGCCTGACGGTGCTGCAGTACTTCATCTCGACCCACGGGGCCCGCAAGGGCCTGGCGGATACCGCGTTGAAGACAGCGAATTCCGGTTACCTGACCAGGCGGCTGGTGGATGTCGCGCAGGACGCGATCATCACGGAAGAGGATTGCGGCACGATGGACGGGATCTGGGTCGATGCGCTGGTTGAGGCCGGTGAGGTCCTTCAGCGGGTCGGCGATCGTGTGCTGGGGCGAGTCGCACTGCAGGACGTGTTTGATCCCATTACGGGCGAGCTGCTGGTGAAGGCCAACGAAGAGATCGACGAGGCCAAGGTCGAGGCGATCGAGGGTGCTGGTCTGGAAAGGGTCAAGATCCGCTCTGCCTTGACATGCGAATGCCGGCGGGGGATTTGCCGAAAGTGCTACGGCCGCGATCTGGCGCATGGCCGGGCGGTCAATATCGGCGAGGCGGTGGGCATCATCGCCGCGCAGTCCATCGGCGAGCCCGGTACCCAGCTGACGATGCGTACCTTCCATATCGGTGGCACGGCAAGCAAACGGGTGGAGCAGACGACGATCCAGCCCCGGAACGAGGGCCACGTCAAATTCGTCAAATTGAAGACGGTGGAAAACTCCGAAGGGAACCTGGTGGTGATGAACCGCGACGGGGAGATCGCCATTCTTGGAAAAGGCGGCCGTGAGGTCGAGCGCTATCCGATCATCTACGGCGCTACCCTGCGCGTCCGGGATGGCATGCCCATCAAGCCGGATCAGGTGTTGGCCGAATGGGACCCCTTTACCATTCCGATTATGACCGAGGTCGGCGGCGGGGTGAAATTCGGTGATATCCTCGAAGGCAAAACGATGCAGGAGAAACGGGACAAGGTGACAGGCAAGATCAGCCGCGTCATCGTGGAGTCCCGCGAGGTGGATATCCGCCCCCGGATATCGATCAAAGATGCCGGCGGAAAAACAGCGAACCTGCCTGGGAGCAGCAAGGCGCAGGCGCGGTATCATCTGCCTGTCGGCGCTATCATTATGGTGAACGAGGGCGACGAGGTGGGGGCTGGAGCGGTCTTGGCGAAGATCCCCCGTGAAACGACGAAGACGAAGGACATCACCGGTGGTCTTCCGCGTGTCGCTGAACTCTTTGAGGTACGGAAACCCAAGGAAACCGCGATCATCAGCGAAATCGACGGCGTGGTCTCCTTTGGGAAATATACCAAGGGCAAGCGGAAGATGACGATTACGCCGGAGATCGGCGAACCCGTGGATTACTTCATTGGGCGGGGCAAGCACGTCAGCGTGCTCGAGGGAGACTATGTCAGGGCAGGCGAGCCCTTGATGGACGGTTCGGTCAATCCTCATGACATCCTGAGAATCCGGGGCGTAAAGGAACTCGCCAAGTATCTCGTAGATGAGGTCCAGGAGGTCTACCGCCTGCAAGGCGTCAAGATCAACGACAAGCACATCGAGGTGATCGTGCGTCAAATGCTTCGGCAGGTCAGTGTGACCGATGTCGGGGATTCACAGTTCCTGTTGGGGGAGCACATCGAAAAGTGGCGGTTCGAAGAAGAAAACAGAGCCATCGTGGCCCGGGGCGGCGCACCTGCCAGTGCTGAACCGCTGCTGCTGGGAATCACCAAGGCATCGCTGAGCACGGAAAGTTTCATATCGGCTGCCTCTTTTCAGGAAACGACCAAGGTCCTTTCCGAT
This portion of the Desulfatiglans anilini DSM 4660 genome encodes:
- the rpoC gene encoding DNA-directed RNA polymerase subunit beta', with translation MEELYSFFAKPKDPSSFNAVRISLASPEKIKEWSHGEVKKPETINYRTFKPERDGLFCSKIFGPIKDYECNCGKYKRMKHRGIVCEKCGVEVIQSKVRRERMGHIELAAPVAHIWFLKCLPSKVGNLVDLTLKDLERVLYFESYIVIDPKDTPLIKGTLLTDEQLQQAREDFGDRFVAGIGAEAIQTMLKELDLDVLSESLREEMMGTKSDAKRRKLAKRLKIVDAFRESKNRPEWTILDVVPVLPPDLRPLVPLDGGRFATSDLNDLYRRVINRNNRLKRLLELSAPDIIVRNEKRMLQEAVDVLFDNGRRGKVVTGANKRPFKSLSDMLKGKQGRFRQNLLGKRVDYSGRSVIVVGPDLRLHQCGLPKKMALELFKPFIYNKLDEKGLVTTIKSAKKMVERETPEVWDALDEVVREYCVLLNRAPTLHRLGIQAFEPTLIEGKAIQLHPLVCTAFNADFDGDQMAVHVPLSIEAQIEARVLMMSTNNILSPAHGDPIIVPSQDIVLGIYYMTRERAFAKGSGKTFASPKEVRIAYDAGELDLHASIKVRMNGGLKETTTGRIILSDILPPELPFSLINRVMSKKELRGLINEAYRRVGIKSTVILADRLKDIGYKYASLSGISISMNDMVIPERKNEIIHKAETEVKKIEEQYTSGLITNGEKYNKVVDIWAQSTEMVASEMMREMATEEVSGPNGEKLRDTSFNPIFMMSESGARGSKDQMRQLAGMRGLMAKPSGEIIETPITSNFREGLTVLQYFISTHGARKGLADTALKTANSGYLTRRLVDVAQDAIITEEDCGTMDGIWVDALVEAGEVLQRVGDRVLGRVALQDVFDPITGELLVKANEEIDEAKVEAIEGAGLERVKIRSALTCECRRGICRKCYGRDLAHGRAVNIGEAVGIIAAQSIGEPGTQLTMRTFHIGGTASKRVEQTTIQPRNEGHVKFVKLKTVENSEGNLVVMNRDGEIAILGKGGREVERYPIIYGATLRVRDGMPIKPDQVLAEWDPFTIPIMTEVGGGVKFGDILEGKTMQEKRDKVTGKISRVIVESREVDIRPRISIKDAGGKTANLPGSSKAQARYHLPVGAIIMVNEGDEVGAGAVLAKIPRETTKTKDITGGLPRVAELFEVRKPKETAIISEIDGVVSFGKYTKGKRKMTITPEIGEPVDYFIGRGKHVSVLEGDYVRAGEPLMDGSVNPHDILRIRGVKELAKYLVDEVQEVYRLQGVKINDKHIEVIVRQMLRQVSVTDVGDSQFLLGEHIEKWRFEEENRAIVARGGAPASAEPLLLGITKASLSTESFISAASFQETTKVLSDASVAGKVDYLKGLKENVIMGRLIPAGTGVQTYRDIDLSVE